From Pirellulales bacterium, the proteins below share one genomic window:
- a CDS encoding FAD-dependent oxidoreductase: MSRAQDRVVVVGGGVVGAACAYYLRQRGRAVTLIDQGAFGRGCSHGNCGYVSPSHTLPLAGPGALWRTLKTLFSRNSPVKVRWRFDPAMWSWFWQFAKRCNQRDMIQSGHAIQSLLNSSRLLYDELLEETLTDVEWEPSGLLFVFRSQRGMDHYAETDLLLRGEFNLGATRYDGPDLLELEPALLPGNAGAWRYETDGCLRSDKLMLAWRRALERQGVEIREQCELREFVADGRLVRRLITSGSELDADQIIVATGAWTPRLRRLLGCTIPIQPGKGYSITMPRPALCPRFPMIFEEHRVAITPLMYTYRIGSTMEFAGYDGSLNPARLRLLRDGAALYLREPHAEPVLESWYGWRPMTPDSLPLIGRAPALENVFVAAGHGMLGVSMSPATGRLIAELVSGETPHIDPQPYAVGRKL, from the coding sequence ATGAGTCGTGCCCAAGACCGAGTGGTCGTCGTTGGCGGCGGGGTCGTTGGCGCGGCATGCGCTTATTATCTTCGCCAACGGGGGCGGGCGGTCACGCTGATCGATCAAGGCGCCTTTGGCCGCGGCTGTTCGCACGGCAATTGCGGATATGTCTCTCCCAGCCACACTCTGCCGCTGGCCGGTCCGGGCGCGTTATGGCGGACCCTGAAGACATTGTTCTCTCGCAACTCGCCGGTCAAGGTGAGGTGGCGGTTCGATCCGGCGATGTGGAGCTGGTTTTGGCAGTTTGCCAAGAGGTGCAACCAACGCGACATGATCCAGTCGGGACACGCGATTCAGTCGCTCCTTAATTCGTCGCGCTTGCTCTACGACGAGTTGCTGGAGGAAACGCTCACGGATGTCGAATGGGAACCATCGGGCTTGCTCTTTGTCTTTCGATCCCAACGGGGGATGGATCACTATGCCGAGACCGACCTCTTGCTGCGCGGCGAATTCAACCTCGGCGCGACGCGCTACGACGGCCCGGACCTGCTCGAACTCGAACCGGCGCTCTTGCCCGGCAACGCCGGCGCCTGGCGCTATGAGACCGACGGTTGCCTGCGCTCGGACAAACTGATGCTGGCCTGGCGGCGCGCGCTCGAACGACAAGGAGTCGAGATTCGCGAGCAATGCGAGCTGCGCGAGTTCGTTGCCGACGGCCGGCTCGTCCGCCGGTTGATCACGAGCGGCAGCGAACTCGACGCCGACCAAATCATTGTCGCCACGGGCGCCTGGACTCCTCGGCTCCGTCGCTTGCTCGGTTGCACCATCCCCATTCAGCCTGGCAAGGGCTACTCGATCACCATGCCGCGCCCGGCGCTCTGCCCTCGATTCCCGATGATTTTCGAAGAGCATCGCGTCGCCATCACGCCGCTTATGTACACCTACCGCATCGGATCGACGATGGAGTTCGCCGGGTACGACGGCAGCTTGAATCCGGCTCGTTTGCGCCTCTTGCGTGACGGCGCGGCGCTCTATCTTCGCGAACCGCACGCCGAACCCGTGCTGGAATCTTGGTATGGATGGCGTCCCATGACGCCTGACAGCCTGCCACTGATCGGCCGCGCCCCGGCACTTGAGAATGTGTTTGTCGCCGCCGGCCACGGCATGTTGGGCGTGTCGATGTCGCCAGCGACGGGGCGACTCATCGCGGAACTCGTCTCCGGCGAAACACCCCACATCGATCCGCAACCCTATGCCGTCGGACGCAAACTTTAG